In Candidatus Hydrogenedentota bacterium, one genomic interval encodes:
- a CDS encoding hydroxylamine oxidoreductase: MLPELSVESKECIECHKMQSKVIYEQWGDSKHFRGNIGCFECHKAEREDKDAYDHYGKVISTIVSPKDCARCHEKEVEQFVSSHHAKAARILGSLDNVLAEVVEGNNDFITPMFPMGISAAAVNGCWQCHGSEVKVMPDGKLDPATWPNSGIGRINPDGSEGSCSACHSRHAFSVEQVRNPENCGKCHMGPDHPQIEIYNESKHGVAFRANIDKMNMDSPKWIVGEDYSAAPTCATCHMSATKDQPVTHDVGMRISWNNRPAVSVRPELADAKMGLPGKDVPWEQRRKNMENVCLNCHNQNYVDAFYKQYDGLLDLYHEKFANPGLELMALAKPLLKPVEFGNKIDWTWYEIWHHEGRRARHGVSMMGPDITHWHGTYEVAKHFYTKFVPELEELIEDGKASGDATKEAAAVALEAKLEEVMKSNNHRWFNGEMDEKEKAERKKRMEEFQERYK, from the coding sequence ATGCTGCCGGAGCTGTCCGTTGAATCGAAGGAGTGCATCGAGTGCCACAAGATGCAGAGCAAGGTGATTTACGAGCAGTGGGGGGACAGCAAGCACTTTCGCGGTAATATTGGCTGCTTTGAGTGCCACAAGGCGGAGCGGGAGGACAAGGATGCCTATGACCACTACGGCAAAGTGATCTCCACCATCGTCAGCCCCAAAGACTGCGCCCGGTGCCATGAGAAGGAAGTGGAACAGTTTGTCTCATCTCACCATGCGAAGGCGGCGCGTATCCTGGGTTCGCTGGACAACGTGCTGGCCGAAGTGGTGGAAGGCAACAACGACTTTATCACGCCCATGTTCCCCATGGGTATCTCGGCGGCGGCGGTGAACGGCTGCTGGCAGTGTCACGGCTCCGAGGTGAAGGTGATGCCGGACGGCAAGCTGGATCCGGCGACCTGGCCGAACTCGGGTATTGGCCGAATCAACCCCGACGGGTCCGAGGGGTCCTGCTCGGCGTGCCACTCGCGCCATGCGTTCTCGGTGGAGCAGGTGCGCAATCCTGAGAACTGCGGCAAGTGCCACATGGGCCCGGACCATCCCCAGATCGAGATATACAACGAGTCCAAGCATGGCGTGGCGTTCCGCGCCAATATCGATAAGATGAACATGGACAGTCCGAAGTGGATTGTGGGTGAAGATTACAGCGCCGCACCGACCTGCGCTACCTGCCACATGAGCGCCACGAAGGATCAGCCGGTGACGCACGATGTGGGCATGCGCATCAGTTGGAACAACCGCCCGGCGGTATCCGTTCGCCCGGAATTGGCGGATGCGAAGATGGGCCTTCCCGGTAAGGACGTTCCGTGGGAACAGCGTCGGAAGAACATGGAGAATGTGTGTCTCAATTGCCACAACCAGAACTATGTGGACGCCTTTTACAAGCAGTACGATGGCCTGCTGGATCTGTATCATGAGAAGTTCGCCAATCCCGGTCTGGAGCTGATGGCCCTGGCGAAGCCCCTGCTGAAGCCGGTGGAATTCGGGAACAAGATCGACTGGACGTGGTATGAGATCTGGCACCATGAGGGGCGGCGCGCGCGCCACGGCGTCTCCATGATGGGTCCTGATATTACGCACTGGCACGGCACCTATGAAGTGGCCAAGCACTTTTACACGAAGTTTGTGCCCGAGTTGGAAGAACTGATCGAGGACGGCAAGGCATCTGGAGACGCGACGAAGGAAGCGGCGGCGGTGGCGCTGGAGGCGAAGCTGGAGGAGGTGATGAAGAGCAACAATCACCGCTGGTTTAACGGCGAGATGGACGAGAAGGAGAAGGCGGAGCGCAAGAAGCGCATGGAAGAGTTCCAGGAACGCTACAAGTAA
- a CDS encoding DUF1559 domain-containing protein, giving the protein MQWNPDASQLANQYMDDVRRACEARGMDPEPVAKQVYNRILAQVMASGVEIVSVDLVRGLLAAAGPAESQVPGSVPPPLPPQGSFGQPLGQSPVYSGAAPEKWKGSSSALSGCFLALAVGVGLFVFVGILAAILLPALARAREAARRASCQNNLKQVGLQLMIYANEHNGKFPALVDEPNYLIFGQDVLKSMDLTLLQCPAEDTNYSETMEDGTIFADSDYLYLGFALRDQADVDAVVEAFEEGGSDFEALAARESIPGPRGDIVPLRDDLPDPASIPVMVEWSNVHVPGGANVLYLDGHVEYVKHGTKFPMTDEFFAAIQGIIEEGE; this is encoded by the coding sequence ATGCAGTGGAATCCGGATGCGTCGCAACTGGCGAACCAATATATGGACGATGTGCGTCGGGCCTGCGAGGCGCGGGGAATGGACCCGGAGCCGGTGGCGAAGCAGGTGTACAACCGAATACTTGCCCAGGTGATGGCGAGCGGGGTGGAGATTGTCAGCGTGGATCTGGTGCGGGGACTTCTGGCGGCGGCGGGCCCGGCGGAGTCGCAGGTGCCGGGAAGTGTGCCACCGCCACTGCCGCCTCAGGGGAGTTTTGGGCAACCTTTGGGCCAGTCGCCTGTATACTCCGGCGCCGCCCCCGAAAAATGGAAGGGTTCTTCCAGCGCGTTATCCGGTTGTTTTCTTGCCCTGGCGGTGGGTGTCGGTCTTTTTGTCTTCGTCGGAATTCTCGCTGCTATCTTGTTGCCGGCGCTGGCCCGGGCGCGGGAGGCGGCGCGCCGCGCGAGTTGCCAGAATAATCTGAAGCAAGTGGGCCTTCAATTGATGATTTATGCGAACGAGCACAACGGCAAGTTTCCGGCGCTGGTGGATGAGCCGAACTACCTGATTTTCGGTCAGGATGTGTTGAAGTCCATGGATCTCACGCTGCTCCAGTGCCCCGCGGAAGATACGAACTACTCCGAAACGATGGAGGACGGTACGATCTTTGCGGATTCGGACTATCTCTATCTTGGATTTGCCCTGCGCGATCAGGCGGACGTGGACGCGGTGGTGGAGGCTTTTGAGGAGGGTGGGTCGGATTTCGAAGCCTTGGCCGCCCGCGAGTCGATTCCGGGGCCCCGAGGGGATATTGTGCCGCTGCGCGACGATCTGCCCGACCCCGCCAGTATTCCGGTCATGGTGGAATGGTCAAATGTGCATGTGCCCGGTGGCGCCAACGTGCTGTATCTGGACGGGCATGTGGAGTATGTGAAGCACGGGACCAAGTTCCCCATGACGGATGAATTTTTTGCCGCCATTCAGGGGATCATTGAGGAAGGTGAGTAA
- the nrfD gene encoding polysulfide reductase NrfD: MLKDYPVFLWRAVKLGFAGGSAFYAWMILLTLLSGLGGWAYTTQFVEGLQTTGMTDQVSWGAYIANFTFLVGVAAASVMLVIPAYIYRNKDMHDIVLYGELLAVAAIIMSLLFVVVDLGRPDRFWHLIPWVGVFNFPGSLLSWDVIVLNGYLLLNLHICGYLLYVKYLGRKPTATFYIPFVFLSIAWAVSIHTVTAFLYVGLVGRPFWNAAIVAPRFLGSAFTAGPGILIIAFQIMERLSGLQVNERAYTLLRQIITASLLINLFMLFCEAFKEFYSAALHNASAKYLFFGLEHHGHTYNLLVPWIWTAIVMEVIAAVILVVPPVARRRAFFNVACLLACTGIWIEKGMGLIIPGFIPTPLGNIVEYLPSFNEVLVCVGIWAFGFLLFSWMVHLAVPIMNGTFSKESGEHATPAAAIKGEVS, encoded by the coding sequence ATGCTGAAAGATTATCCGGTATTCCTCTGGCGCGCGGTTAAGCTTGGATTTGCGGGCGGAAGCGCCTTTTATGCGTGGATGATATTGCTGACGCTCCTTTCGGGGCTTGGCGGCTGGGCGTACACGACCCAGTTTGTGGAGGGGTTGCAGACGACGGGCATGACGGATCAGGTGAGCTGGGGCGCTTATATCGCGAACTTCACCTTCCTGGTGGGGGTGGCGGCGGCCTCGGTGATGCTGGTGATACCCGCGTACATCTATCGCAATAAGGACATGCACGATATCGTGCTCTATGGCGAGCTCCTGGCGGTGGCGGCGATCATCATGAGCCTGCTTTTCGTGGTGGTGGATCTGGGTCGCCCGGACCGGTTCTGGCATTTGATTCCGTGGGTGGGCGTGTTCAATTTTCCCGGATCGCTGCTTTCCTGGGACGTCATCGTGCTGAACGGCTATCTGCTTTTGAACCTTCACATTTGCGGTTATCTTCTATATGTGAAGTATCTCGGTCGCAAACCGACGGCAACGTTCTACATTCCCTTTGTCTTCCTTTCGATCGCGTGGGCGGTGAGTATTCACACGGTAACGGCGTTTCTTTACGTCGGTCTTGTGGGCCGTCCCTTCTGGAATGCGGCAATAGTGGCGCCGCGCTTTCTGGGGTCGGCCTTTACAGCGGGGCCGGGCATTCTGATTATTGCCTTCCAGATCATGGAGCGCCTCAGCGGGCTTCAGGTGAACGAGCGAGCCTATACGCTGTTGCGGCAGATTATCACGGCCTCCCTGCTGATCAATCTTTTCATGCTGTTCTGCGAGGCCTTTAAGGAGTTCTATTCGGCGGCCCTGCACAACGCCTCGGCCAAGTACCTCTTTTTCGGTCTGGAGCATCACGGCCACACCTACAACCTGCTCGTACCCTGGATCTGGACCGCCATCGTGATGGAAGTTATCGCGGCGGTGATTCTGGTGGTTCCACCGGTTGCGCGCCGCCGTGCCTTCTTCAACGTCGCGTGCTTGCTTGCTTGCACCGGGATCTGGATCGAGAAGGGTATGGGCCTGATCATTCCGGGCTTCATTCCCACGCCGCTGGGCAACATCGTCGAGTATCTTCCCAGCTTCAATGAAGTGCTTGTGTGCGTGGGGATCTGGGCATTTGGTTTTCTCCTGTTCTCCTGGATGGTCCATCTGGCCGTCCCGATCATGAACGGAACATTTTCGAAGGAATCGGGAGAGCACGCAACTCCCGCCGCAGCCATAAAAGGAGAGGTGTCATGA
- a CDS encoding GNAT family N-acetyltransferase — translation MPRIERISATSPNFEAIREIRRRVFVQEQGVSPANEFDDIDRDAVHFLACLDGAAVGTARLYAEGGVARIGRVAVLASARGRGVGSAIMEQALLEARRLGYDEVVLHAQTRVRSFYERLGFRSEGDVYEEEGIPHLSMRLIGLSRLEPMKLGKD, via the coding sequence ATGCCGCGGATCGAACGCATATCCGCTACAAGCCCCAACTTCGAGGCGATCCGTGAGATCCGTCGGAGGGTTTTCGTGCAAGAGCAGGGGGTATCCCCGGCCAACGAGTTTGACGATATTGATCGGGATGCGGTTCATTTCCTGGCGTGTCTCGATGGTGCGGCGGTCGGGACGGCGCGGCTCTATGCCGAGGGCGGTGTGGCGCGCATTGGGCGGGTCGCGGTGCTGGCTTCGGCACGGGGTCGGGGTGTTGGAAGCGCCATCATGGAGCAGGCCCTGCTGGAGGCGCGCCGGCTCGGCTACGATGAAGTGGTGCTTCATGCGCAAACGCGGGTACGGTCCTTTTATGAGCGCCTGGGCTTTCGGTCGGAAGGTGACGTCTACGAAGAAGAGGGGATTCCCCACCTATCGATGCGATTGATCGGTCTGTCGCGTTTGGAGCCGATGAAATTGGGAAAAGATTGA
- a CDS encoding OmpA family protein: METYKLNHMICVAATLSATVLASVTSALAVDGQPEGWGNATGARSPQPDSKGRAGHWWWPEKSDGGGNKGKIYSRQAPAPAPTAAETPVPPPAVEPQPPIVCGHVILNNLLFHPDSVELRPEGIAETQKVIAEMHKFPGDTVTCVGHTDDTGSEAYNLQLGLRRAQAVVDYMKASGIAPERVKAESKGETEPAVPNNTPANRALNRRVAFQYKMGN, from the coding sequence ATGGAAACTTACAAGCTTAACCATATGATTTGCGTCGCGGCGACGCTGTCCGCCACCGTCCTCGCAAGCGTCACTTCGGCCCTCGCCGTAGATGGCCAACCCGAAGGCTGGGGCAACGCCACCGGAGCCCGAAGCCCCCAACCCGACTCCAAAGGACGCGCCGGGCACTGGTGGTGGCCGGAAAAATCCGACGGGGGAGGAAACAAGGGGAAGATCTACAGCAGGCAGGCGCCCGCCCCTGCGCCCACCGCCGCTGAAACACCCGTGCCGCCCCCTGCGGTCGAACCGCAGCCCCCAATCGTCTGTGGACACGTTATACTCAACAACCTCCTCTTCCACCCCGACAGCGTGGAACTGCGGCCGGAAGGCATTGCCGAAACCCAGAAGGTGATTGCCGAAATGCATAAATTCCCCGGCGACACCGTAACCTGCGTTGGCCACACCGACGACACCGGCTCGGAAGCCTATAACCTCCAACTCGGTCTCCGCAGGGCCCAGGCCGTCGTGGACTACATGAAAGCCAGCGGAATCGCCCCCGAACGCGTGAAAGCCGAGAGCAAAGGCGAAACCGAACCCGCCGTGCCCAACAACACCCCCGCCAACCGCGCCCTGAACCGCCGCGTAGCCTTCCAGTACAAAATGGGAAACTGA
- a CDS encoding 4Fe-4S dicluster domain-containing protein — MSMEQGDGGIKRRNFLRIGAGAAIATAAAATVAPLRNLAAGSLDGFFQQHYKRLSEADLAAIMARLEGEIGRDYGAKVTIRDPKPKPGVRFAYALNLSRCNGSRRCVTACVQENNQSRDPEIQYIKVLEMPGGTFDVEKSDHHYDTDQVPQKEKYYLPVQCQQCENPPCTKVCPVEATWKEPDGITVIDYNWCIGCRYCMAACPYEARRFNFSKPEIGKEEINPNMGYLSNRIRPAGVVEKCHFCLHRTREGKNPACMEVCPTGARVFGNLNDPDSEIRYIVSNKRTYILKEEAGTIPAFFYYFDA; from the coding sequence ATGAGCATGGAGCAGGGCGATGGGGGAATCAAGCGACGCAACTTTCTTCGAATCGGTGCGGGCGCGGCGATTGCGACGGCCGCGGCGGCCACGGTTGCGCCCTTGCGCAATCTGGCGGCGGGATCGCTGGATGGATTCTTTCAGCAGCATTACAAGCGCTTGTCGGAGGCGGATCTGGCGGCGATCATGGCGCGTCTGGAGGGCGAGATCGGTCGCGACTATGGCGCGAAGGTGACCATTCGGGATCCGAAACCGAAGCCGGGCGTGCGCTTTGCGTACGCGCTGAATTTAAGCCGCTGCAATGGTTCGCGGCGCTGTGTGACGGCGTGCGTGCAGGAGAACAACCAGTCCCGGGACCCGGAAATCCAATATATCAAGGTGCTTGAGATGCCGGGCGGGACCTTTGATGTGGAGAAGTCCGATCACCACTACGATACGGACCAGGTGCCGCAGAAGGAGAAGTATTACCTTCCGGTGCAGTGCCAGCAATGCGAGAACCCGCCGTGTACCAAGGTGTGCCCGGTGGAGGCGACGTGGAAAGAGCCGGACGGCATCACGGTGATTGACTACAACTGGTGTATCGGCTGTCGCTATTGCATGGCGGCGTGTCCCTACGAGGCGCGTCGCTTCAATTTCAGCAAGCCGGAGATAGGGAAGGAAGAGATCAATCCGAACATGGGCTATCTGAGCAATCGGATTCGTCCGGCGGGCGTGGTGGAGAAGTGTCATTTCTGCCTGCATCGCACGCGTGAGGGCAAGAACCCGGCCTGCATGGAAGTGTGCCCCACGGGTGCGCGCGTATTCGGGAATCTGAACGATCCGGACAGTGAGATCCGGTACATCGTATCCAACAAGCGGACGTATATTCTCAAGGAAGAAGCGGGCACGATTCCGGCCTTCTTCTATTACTTCGATGCGTGA